ggcaagtcagttaagaacaaattcttatcttcaatgacggcctaggaacagtgggttaactgccttgttaaggggcagaacaacagatttgtaccttgtcagctcagggatttgatcatgcatcctttcagttactagtccaatgctccaaccaccagccttgatgacaactttgcacacgcttggcattctctcaaccagcttcacctggaatgcttttccaacagtcttgaaggagttcccacatatgctgagcacttgttggctgcttttccttcactctgtgggccaactcatcccaaaccatcttaattgagttgaggtcgggtgattgtggaggccaggtcatcttatgcagaactccatctctttccttcttggtcaaatagcccttacacagcctggaggtgtgttgggtcattgtcctgttgaaaaacaaatgatagttgcACTAAGctccaaccagatgggatggcgtatcactgcagaaagCAAgacaagacaaagggtggctactttgaagaatctgaaatataaaatatattggttactacatgattccatatgtgttatttcatagtttttatgtcttcactattattctgcaatgtagaaaatagtgaaaataaagaaaaaccctgcattgagtaggtgtgtccaaactttgtatATGTTTCCTCCGTTGAGCCCTCCTGAATCACTGATTTTCCTTTATAAAATTACACCCACCAGGTTATAGACCTAAACATAAAAATCATTGACATGAGGGGCAAGTTCAAGAAGCCAGCTCTGAAGAAAGTGCGTATGTCTGCTGATGCTATGCTCCAGGCTCTGCTGGGCTCCAAGCACAAGGTGACCATGGATCTGAGATCCAACCTAAAACAAGTGAAGAAAGACGAGAAGAAAGAGGTGAGTATCTGTCCATTAGGCTAACACAATATATTACAGAGATATTGCATGGGGAGACATTGTCAATGTTGAATGCACTTTAGGCCTTAATATTCCACCCTTCGATGTCTTCTCACCCTTTCTATCATCACAGGATAAGGATTTGCGTGACGTTGGTGACTGGCGTAAGAACATTGACGACAAGGCTGGCATGGACGGCAGGAAGAAGATGTTTCAGGGAGATTCTTAGATCATTgggatgtgtttgtgtgatgtggcTGACTACTGTCCTGTAATGTCTAGCTGTCAACCACATACTGATATTCATTACAACTAATATCAGAACTATGTAATACATCTTTGTTTCTTTTGAagacagaaagaaacagaaaCAAGATGTGTGTAATTGTTTGACAGTTGGTTTACTGTAGTAAAGGTAAAGGTGGACAACTTTTCTAATAAATTGCCTTTAAAGGAAATCTTTCTTAGTTTGTGTTATTTATATTTTGTCATGCTGATACACTAAGAGAACTAAAATGCTATATCTCGGAACCACTATCCTGTACTATTACCGTATAGGGTGGACCCTTGGTAATGTTCTACACTAGAGTGCTGAGCTGCCCATCTCTCTTTCAAACATGCAAATCTCTGCTATAGTTGATACTCATCTCAATTGAGTCTAAATGGAGCAACATGTAACGAGTTTCTAGAGGTTTTGAAATCAATGCTTTCTGTCATGTTATACAACTGTATTTGGATTGTTATTCATTTACTGTTGGATTAAGATCACTTCCCAAGACATGTTAAGTGAAATCATGAGGTTTGTTTTAgagattttgtatgtattttaagAGCTTGAAAAATTGGCCACAGCTTTTTTCTGTTTCATTCTGTACCCGTTTCTACTTTGAGGTCGTTGTAGCTTTTTTTCCCATAGAGATCCTGCTATTCTGCATATGCTAATTcctaattatgtttttttttttttaccactaggGCAACTGAAAATAAGGTGAGTTTCTTTATtcgtttttctttttctttgcatCACAAAGTTATCAAGTATATTATTAGTCCATTGCTGAATTGTTTCAAAAGTAACACATTGACTAAGCAATTTTATGTTTTCAAAAATTGTTAAATTGTTTCAAATGATCTTTCCCGTCTACATTGCCATTTACTGTAATTTATCTCTCAACAGAAACAGTCCCTTAATCATCAGATGGAGTCTTCAGTGGTAAGTGTCTATATATTGAGGATATCTATTTATTCTCCAACCATCACATCTCCCACCATCTCACCATCatcatttggggcggcaggtagcctagtggttggaacttcgagccagtaaccgaaaggttgctagattgaatccctgagctgacacggtataaatctgttgttctgcccctgaacaaggcagttaacccactgttcctaggccttcattgtaaataagaatgtgctcttaactgacttgcctagttaaacaaagaataaatcaataaaaaaaaaatcacataaatATGTTTAACATTTAGCAGACGttgttatccagagcgatttacaggagcaattagcgTTAAGTGCTCAAgggaaaatctattttatttttatctcacctagtcagctcaaggattcgacTCAACAACCttgcagttactggcccaatgctcttaaccgttAGGCTGCCCGCCACCCTGGTTATGTCAGTTCACATGCATATTATATTCTCAGAAAGAGTTGTTTAATATTAGGCCAATGCTTATCTCTTTATCAAGATTGTACAAAAATGTAGAGTTGAACTATCCGATCTGCACTGTAATTTTGTAACTCATCAAAGCTTAAATAAACAAGCAATAAAACTAGAATAACAATCTTGAAGGGTTGGTTATTTATATGCATGGAGGTTAGGTTGTGGCTAGAGTTTCAGCAGCTTGCTGAACCATTGGTCTGGAGTGGGACTCCGTTCCAATTTCCTAAAGAGAAATGCAGAGTTTTGCTGACCCATCATAGAAACCCATTAAAACCCTCAGAGCATTTCAGTTGCCTGTCCCAGTCCCAAGCGTGTGTCCTGCTTGATCGCCAGCCTTCTATAATAGGTGAGAACCTCTCACCTGTCTATCCTGACTCTATCTGCTCTCTGTTCTCGGCTTGGTTAAGCATGACAGGATTTCAGCAACTCCACCGGCTCTCCCGTTCTGGATTAGCACAACTTTTTCTATTTGGAAACCCTGCAATCAGCTGCACACGTGAGATCAGACCACGTGTCTCTCTATGTGCAAAATGACTTGTTCAAATTGGTATATATAAAGCTTGGATGATAAAGTAACTAGGACATAGTCCTGTCACAACACACATATTATAGAGCATGAATGACTTTGCTCACTTGTCTTTTAGTCATAAAATTGATAAGCCATCCATGTATGCCTCATACCTGTTGATGTAAACCTACTGTACCTGAATACATATTCAGCTATTGCGAtaatagagaaagagacacactTTATTATTGCCATTGTGATTGTGTGAGTTGATTTGAACTAACCTACTGTATGTGATTTAATTTGCATGTTAGACTGTTTAATATTATTATTGCAGAGCTGCATTGTGCtatgatgtttttgttttttatttgaaaggTGGCATGACTGCAATAGCTATGTATTTTATATTGAGCATGTCCTATTAGTATTCCACATTTACCATGTGTAGAGGGCATTAGAAGTATTGACCCTGGCAAGCAAATTGGTCTTCCTAACATAGGCAGCATCATACACTACATACATAATTACAATTTGTAagcacatttaaaaataaatgtggcTCTACtttccagcattttggatttgaggtacaatgtttcatttgagggtattttcataaatatatatttgatcatttagaaataaaagcactttatgtatctagtcccccccaaCTGAATATGTAGGTTTTTTTCATAAGTATTTgaacaaattcacttacagtgtattaaagtagttaaaagtttagtatttggtcccatattccgaGCATGCAATGACCACATGAAGCTTGTGTCTCTACAAACTTTTTGGATatatttgcagtttgttttggttgtgtttcgaattatgttttgcccaataggattattgtaaattagaatagaagatgtttctgaacacttctacattaatgttgatgctaccacgattatggataatcatgaataaatagtgaataatgatgagtgagaaagttaaagGGAACAAAGATTATACCCACCCCAAAATACTAACCTGTAACCGTTTCCAATAACCAAGAAagttaggatgtttttaactttctcaatcatcattattcattattcatttatgattatctgtaatcatggtagcatccacactAATGTAGAAATGTTCAGAAACAACTTATATTGTTAAAGGTGACAATAAAAGTTATTCCAAAATGCATTTATAATGGCCACAACGAAATCCAAAACTCAACCAAACAAACTTCAAATGCATCCAAAAAGTTTGTGGAGTCACAGGCTTGATGTAGACATTGTGTGTTAGGAAtatgaccaaatactaaactttgacTAAttgaatacactataagtgaatttctccaaatacttatgacacatTCAAATGGGGGGACTTGACATATTCATTTCTAGGAAAATAAAAGTTGATATTCTGTACTTTCACCTCATAAAACATATTATCGAAAACCAAAATGCCTGAGTATGGAGCCAAGTTAAACGTGTCACCTTCAATCGCCAAACAAATACGTATTGGAGTGTATATTATTTAAACCTGGAATTCATTTAGAAAAATGAAATCATACAGGGAAAAAAACTGCTGGGTAAAACATGGTGATCTCATTTAATAGGTTTGTTTGAGTTCCATATACTCTGGAATATAGTGTTACATGTATCATATTCTTTCCAATTTTGTGACTGACGTGACCGAATCATATTCCAATTCTGGAGAACATCGCTGTCTGATGAAGTGTAGCAAATTCTTGGGGACATTGCCAGCTATTTGATATATGAACTGTTGATGTGACATTCGGAAACCAGACTCCTACACAAGCAATTTGTTTAGAAagctacagtgctttcagaaagtattcataccccttgactttttccacattttgttgtgttacagcctgaatttaaaattgattaaatgtagattttgtgtcactggcttaacacacccataatgtgaaagtggaaatatgtttttcattttcatatttttattaattgaaaataaaaaactgaaatgtcttgagtcaataaggatTCAACCACATTGTTGTGGCAAGCCTATATatgttcagaagtaaaaatgcgcttatcaagtcacataataagctgcatggactcactctgtgtgaaacaatagtgtttaacattatttttgattgactacctcatctctgtaccccacacaaacaattatttgtaaggtccttcagtcacGTAGTGAATTTccaacacagatttaaccacaaaggcCTGGGAAATGTTCTaaagcctcgcaaagaagagcacctattggtagatgggtaaaaaaaaactaaacagacattgaatatcttcTTGAGCATGGTTAAGTGTTttattacactttagatggtgtatcaatacacccagccactacaaagatacagccgtgcttcctaactcagttgccagagaggaaggaaagctctcagggatttcaccatgaggccaatagtaaCGTTAAAACAGTTaaggagtttaatggctgtgataggagaaaactgaggatggctcatcaacattgtagttactccacaatactaacctaaatgtcagagtgaaaagaaagaagcctcttcagaatattccaaaacatgcatctgtttgcaataaggcactaaagtactaaacatctagtcaaatggctacccaaactattcaCATtatcctcccctctccacaccactgacactctctgttgtcatcaatgcatagtcactttaattaactctacctacatgtacatactacctcaactaaccggtgtccccttacattgactctgtaccggcacccagcggtatatattgttattttttactattcCTCTTTATTTACATGTTACTTTTaactcttattcttatctgtatttttttggaactgcactgtcggttaggggctcgtaagtaagcatttcactgtaaggtctacacctgttgtaattgaCGCATgcgactaataacatttgatttgaagtacaaagaaaaaaaacggggcaaagaaatgaactataCAATCTGAATACAAAGCaatatgtttgggccaaatccaacacatcactgagtaccactcttcatattttcaagacgggtggtggctgcatcatgttatgggtatgcttgtcatcggaatagagctaagcacaggcaatgcccaagaggaaaaccttgttcagtgtgctttccaactgacactgggagacaaattcacctttcagcaggacaatatccttaaacacaaggccaaatatacactggagttgctaactgtaccaagatgacattgaatgttcctgagtgaacTACTATCATATTTGGACGGCATTTTCCTCCCCAAACTATCACTATCAGCTGCTTCGCGATTCTCGTTTTACACATGAGGAAGTGTTAGTAGCTATTAAGTCCATGCCTGCTAATAAATCCCCAGGCCCAGATGGCTTCCCAGGTGAATTTTACAAGCAGTCCTGGCCAGAACTATGTCCTATATTTATGGCTATGATAGACAACTTTTGTACTAAGGGAATTTTGCCTGATTCTATGAATAGAGCTTGTATCACTGTCTTGCTTAAAAGTGGAAAGACCCATTAGAATGCTCTTCATTTGAAGTTTGTTGAATTTTGATTATAAAGTGATACTAAATTGATAGCCAGATGACTAGAGTCCCTATTACACTCGCTTATTAAACCCGACCAAACaggatttataaaaaaaaaaagggtattTATCGGATAAAGTCAGGACTGTTTGATGTTATCGACCACTTAAATGAGTATAAGACTCCTATACTGTtgtcaaagcagcagctactcttcctggtgtccagcaaaattaaggcagtttaagGAATTTCCTCTTTTCTATTCTGCAAACATTTTATACATTAGCTAATTTCTTGAAATGGGTCAAATCGATTCATACCAGTCCCAGAGCTATGGTCTCCACTAATGGTTTAAGGTCACAACAACTCCCACTGAGTGGGGGCAAGGctgtcctctgtctcccctcctccttcgaTGGCTGTAGAACCATTGGCAGAGTCCATACGTTCCAATGAGAGGATCAGAGTTCCCTCTATTACTCATCAGCTACAGTATCTTTATACGCAAATAATATGATATTGCATGTTGTTAACCCaatgaactctattccacatatcTTTGATATTCTTGCCCAATTTGGTAAATTCTCTGGCTACAAAGCAAATCTAATGCTTGTTTTTTAAATAGCCAGCTATCAGATGAGTTGAGTTTAGTCTGCCCTTTCTCTTGGAAACCAAATGGATAGAAATATCTGGGAATAAATGTTACCACAGACATAAAGAATCTGTTTAAAGAATTTAACACTCCCCTCGTTAGCAAAATTAAAGAAGACCTGATCAGTTTCTCCACTCTCCCAGTAACAATGATTGGATGGATTAACATAATCAGGATGTTTTTATGGTGCAACAAAAAAACGCAGAATTAAGTACTCTACTCTGGTCAAACCCGAGTCTATGGGGGTTCTGGGTCTGCCCAATTCCAACTTTACTATTGGTCAGCCCAAACTTGCAATTTGCTGTCCTGGACTTTGGGCAGACTGTACTCCCTATGGGTTCAGATTGAATTTACCTCTGAAGATATTTGTGATAACAGTAAGACCTTCACTATGTACAACACATTAATGGCATGGGTAGACTGTAGAAAACACTTGGGTATTTCAAACACCTGCTCCTATTTCTTCTAACCCTGAGTTGACAAATGTGTCTCTAAAAGGTCGGCCTTCATAATTGATGCTTATGGGGTCTTATGAGGCATTGtatgctgctgaggggaggacggccaTAATAATGTCTctaacggagcgaatggaatggcatcaaacccatggaaaccatatgtttgatgtatttgataccatttcactcattccgctccagccattaccacgagcccgtccttcccaattaaggtgccaccaaccttctagtggcttgcgaaagtattcaccccccttggcatttttcctattttgttaccttacaatctggaattattattattattttttagatttgtatcatttgagttACATAACATGTCAACCACTTTgtagatgcaaaatatttttttgtgtaaaacaaacaagaaattagacaaaaaaccagaaaacttgagcgtgcataactattcaccccccccccccaaagtcaatactttgtagagccaccttttgcagcaactaCAGCTGCCAGGCTATTGgaatatgtctctataagcttggcacatatagccactgggatttttgcccattcttcaaggcaaaactgctccagctccttcaagttggatgggttccgctggtatacagcaatctttaagtcataccacagattctcagttggactgaggtcggggctttgactaggccattccaagtcatttaaatgtttccccttaaaccactcaagtgttgctttagcagtatgcttagggtcattgtcctgctggaaggtgagcctccgtcccagtctcaaatctctggaagacagagaatttccttgtatttagtgccatccatcaatccttcaattctgaccagtttcccagtccctgccgatgaaaaacatccccacagcatgatgctgccaccaccatgctttactgtggggatggtgttctcgggtgatgagaggtgttgggtttgcgccagacatagtgttttccttgatggccaaaaagctcaattttagtctcatttgaccaggggagtctcccacatgccttttggcgaacaccaaagtgtttgcttatttttttctttaagcaatggctttttttctggccactcttctgtaaagcccagttctgtggagtgtacggcataAAGTAGTCCtaaggacagatactccaatctccgctgtggagctttgcagctccttcagggtaatctttagtctctttgttgcctctctgattaatgcccttcttgcctggtctgtgagttttggtgggcggccctctctcttggcaggtttgttggggtgccatattctttccattttataataacggatttaatggtgctccatgggatgttcaaagtttcagatatctttttataacccaactctgatcCACTACCCACTTACTAGTCCCAATATTAAAGAAACTAACTACAAATTCATCTTAAAGCTGTATTTTACTCCTGTTTAATTAAACCGTATGTTCCCAGACACTTCACCAAATTGCCTGAAATGTAAGGCTGAGAAAGGAACTTTTTTAGCAGTGCGATAAACAAATGGATTTCTGGCACTCTATTCATACAACTagtcagacagattatttaaataCAGAATGGTACAATCCCCAAGCCTTTACCTTGTTAATTACATGCTTGTTTCAGACAAGGTTGCTGATAactatttctactttgcaaaGAAACGTATTCTTGTGTGTTGGAAGAATTACATCCCACCAACTGAACATTGCCATTTGTGTAGCTTCAATGCGTCTTACAGAAGTGTATGAGTTCCCTAAAAACCTATGTAAATTGTTGGGATGCAATAAGGTGGTATACTTTATGATAATATGTAATAAATAACTGTAATATTATAGAAGAATTTGTGAAAAAAAATGCAGTGTGTgaacttaacatgatgaacaggaatgacgtttactctcacgggtggtcAATAAGATCTATCGGAAAGCCATGCCCTTAACTTTTTCGGGATCGTTGTCCCTTCCACGGATCcatacatttcaaagtgtttcctttcaaatcgtaccaagaatatgcatatccttgcttcagggcctgagctacaggcagttagatttgggtatgtcattttaggcggaaattgaaaaaagggggcggaaccttaagaggttttaaggacaATAGCGGGGAAcatacacaataaaaaaaaatgctgggttaaaaccAACCCAATTTGGGCTATTTGGTAAACCAgcgctgggtaaatattggacagaagtaatggacagaACGGTTATTTttacccagccagttgggttgcgtgaataacccaacatgttgggttgttgAAATTACCCAAACACGGGTTAATTTAACCATTGGTTGGGTATTTTTTACTTTCATGCT
This portion of the Salvelinus sp. IW2-2015 linkage group LG4q.1:29, ASM291031v2, whole genome shotgun sequence genome encodes:
- the LOC111962184 gene encoding troponin I, fast skeletal muscle — protein: MADKKGNVSSSRKHTLKSCMLAVAKDLLEAEALEKVKERERYMDENCPPLEIPHSKDDLVDLCTKMYDKINVIDEERYNLEYKAVMVCNEVIDLNIKIIDMRGKFKKPALKKVRMSADAMLQALLGSKHKVTMDLRSNLKQVKKDEKKEDKDLRDVGDWRKNIDDKAGMDGRKKMFQGDS